A genome region from Anastrepha ludens isolate Willacy chromosome 3, idAnaLude1.1, whole genome shotgun sequence includes the following:
- the LOC128858780 gene encoding uncharacterized protein LOC128858780 codes for MARINICLYLLIGVILCLNQVQAHRITQIQDQIPLINLSMIQMLILQTLMMHKMIWLPEIPSSLADRLRGKYHEGGRIFSGILNSILNFPQLARYWFKAFHA; via the exons ATGGCgcgaataaatatttgtttgtatttgctAATTGGCG tgattttatgcCTTAATCAAGTGCAGGCGCACCGGATTACCCAGATCCAGGACCAAATCCCGCTCATAAACCTCTCCATGATACAGATGCTGATTTTGCAAACATTGATGATGCACAAGATGATCTGGCTGCCCGAGATACCATCGTCTCTGGCTGATAGGCTCAGGGGAAAGTACCACGAAGGCGGACGTATATTTAGCGGAATTCTAAACTCGATTTTGAACTTTCCTCAGTTGGCTCGATATTGGTTTAAAGCGTTTCACGCATAA